From one Melospiza melodia melodia isolate bMelMel2 chromosome 6, bMelMel2.pri, whole genome shotgun sequence genomic stretch:
- the MLH3 gene encoding DNA mismatch repair protein Mlh3 isoform X2 yields MIKRLVEDVRARLRSGVTVNSLGQCVEELVLNSIDAKATCVAIRVDLEAFKIQVVDNGSGIGKEDLKAVGKRYFTSKCSSVRDLENLTFYGFRGEALASIANMASVVEISSKTSRTAKTFLKLFHNGQALEVCEAELNRPSGGTTVTVCNLFHQVPVRRKCMDPVLEIERVRQKVEAVSLMHPSVSLSLRNDVSCSMVLQLPKTRDVYSRFCQIYGLGRSQKLREINHKSGGFEINGFISTEGHYNKNMQFLYVNRRLVLKTRLHKLIDFLLRKESLICKAKSVPASRQANSSPGRHRCGPELYGIFILNVTCAYSDYDVCLEPAKTLIEFQNWDVLLTCIEEGVKKFLKREHLFIEPCSEDIREFNEHNDFCLHNAPVLKPSILDEKSIQENFKKTCNEIVDSYEICSLQSKDVKRKSITGKKSSSLIESSKNVQETKNAPVQNTAESSDPCRNNKAEIPLPSKDDTVSDLIKSNTSEQKPKYTSGSQKVSDTRLKPSEHLCSSFSGGARSEIREIDGCGDLEDCAENNIKDVGSQQGQVMQESNKVLVLNKDVIQSLLEREDPTETAVGPETVSRSSLITLCNARRNRGAAEVIDDARRGAVSSIPLKSRLTDLIKSVVQNESPHDCEQTETNLASNSQCRPARVSAKDIFDHKVNVVIQSSNAKGISSDANKEYTASLTREVCKTDGHENKALSHRVREETALPAATNKRPYETSNSAELPLATSSGIPRKRIVIKNTRRQIAVPRSQPSKKLSLSTQLGSLEKFRRYYGKVKSTLPTPTSEQNECGLPVLNSETNSDFSKDGNGNHDNFGSCETPPAAEDKDSNNISQGFGSLEKTLFCSGEMSQDKRALCQSPLTLSDYSLVSNKTTSCRRSPGSLSSKLSRMKTDHKEVEQLGEQFQTDSNRKDVHSFDCESSNNDFLYNVCQTYKSSVEKMRECKSSISKEAVCSQSDGVIAESVKSPVSSSPLSSIEGEYTVSSVLASPAKNDCTDIICKVKSTLGESSEQNMKDTEVPHVTLQRHLFSDDNMSTGNLRNDSVWLQDFDALSGKTVYINKATGLSTYGTPPCEGFQTACIQDITTMAVNVVSENDAEGESLQSLLLEWDNPVFVPCPEIAVDVTSGQADSLAVKIHNILYPYRFTKDMVHSMQVLQQVDNKFIACLINTRNGMEKKADGNLLILVDQHAAHERIRLEQLIADSYEKEAAACGKKKILSSSISPPLEIEVTEEQRRFLRCCYKNLEDLGLELSFPETNNSLILVRKVPMCFIEREANELRRKRQPITKSIVEELIQEQVELLQTTRGGARGTLPLTFLKVLASQACHGAIKFNEHLTLEESCRLIEALSSCKLPFQCAHGRPSMLPLADIDHLQQEKQPKPNLTRLRKMARAWQLFGKKKEPILKKVKTVNCNQ; encoded by the exons ATGATCAAACGTTTGGTGGAAGATGTGCGAGCCAGGCTGCGTTCTGGGGTCACTGTCAACTCACTCGGGCAGTGTGTTGAGGAGCTTGTCCTCAATAGCATCGATGCCAAAGCAACATGTGTAGCTATCAGGGTGGATTTGGAAGCTTTTAAGATCCAGGTGGTGGACAATGGCTCTGGGATTGGGAAGGAGGACCTAAAGGCTGTTGGAAAGCGCTACTTCACCAGCAAGTGCAGCTCAGTGAGAGACTTGGAGAACCTGACTTTCTATGGCTTCAGAGGAGAGGCTTTGGCAAGTATAGCCAACATGGCCAGTGTAGTGGAAATCTCATCTAAGACCAGCAGGACAGCAAAAACATTCTTGAAGCTGTTTCACAATGGGCAAGCACTGGAAGTGTGTGAAGCTGAGTTGAACAGACCAAGTGGTGGAACTACAGTCACCGTGTGCAATCTGTTCCATCAGGTGCCGGTGAGGAGAAAGTGTATGGATCCTGTGCTGGAAATTGAGAGAGTGAGACAGAAGGTAGAGGCTGTTTCGCTAATGCATCcttctgtttctctttccttAAGAAACGATGTTTCTTGTTCCATGGTGCTTCAGCTCCCTAAGACAAGAGATGTGTACTCTCGTTTTTGTCAAATTTATGGACTGGGCAGATCCCAGAAGTTACGAGAAATAAATCACAAGTCTGGGGGATTTGAGATAAATGGTTTTATCAGTACTGAGGGACATTACAATAAGAATATGCAGTTCTTGTATGTGAATAGGAGGCTGGTTTTAAAGACAAGACTACATAAACTAATTGATTTTTTATTAAGAAAAGAAAGCCTAATTTGCAAGGCAAAGAGTGTCCCTGCAAGCCGACAGGCTAATTCAAGTCCTGGTCGCCATCGCTGTGGGCCAGAGTTGTATGGGATCTTTATTCTCAATGTAACCTGTGCATACAGTGACTATGATGTGTGCCTGGAGCCTGCAAAGACTCTGATTGAGTTCCAGAACTGGGATGTTCTTCTAACTTGCATAGAGGAAGGAGTGAAAAAATTTTTGAAACGAGAGCATTTATTTATTGAACCTTGTAGTGAGGACATCAGAGAATTTAATGAACACAATGACTTTTGTTTACATAATGCTCCAGTTCTGAAGCCTTCAATTCTTGATGAGAAGAGCATCCAGGAAAATTTTAAGAAAACATGTAATGAAATTGTGGATTCTTATGAAATATGTAGCTTGCAATCAAAAGATGTCAAGAGGAAATCTATTACTGGGAAAAAAAGTTCAAGTCTTATAGAGTCAAGTAAAAATGTACAGGAAACTAAAAATGCCCCAGTTCAGAACACTGCTGAATCATCTGATCCATGTAGAAACAATAAAGCAGAGATTCCATTGCCAAGCAAAGATGACACAGTTTCTGATTTAATTAAATCAAATACCTCAGAACAGAAGCCAAAATACACTAGCGGTTCCCAAAAAGTATCTGATACTCGTCTGAAACCTTCAGAACATCTTTGTTCCTCTTTCAGTGGAGGAGCCAGATCAGAAATAAGGGAAATAGATGGTTGTGGTGACCTAGAGGATTGTGCAGAGAATAATATAAAAGATGTGGGCAGCCAGCAAGGTCAGGTAATGCAGGAAAGCAATAAGGTTCTTGTCTTAAATAAGGATGTTATTCAATCACTGCTTGAGAGAGAAGACCCCACTGAAACAGCAGTGGGACCTGAAACTGTCTCTAGAAGTTCATTAATAACACTGTGTAATGCAAGAAGAAACAGGGGAGCAGCTGAAGTGATAGATGATGCCAGAAGAGGGGCTGTTAGTTCAATACCATTAAAGTCGCGCCTTACAGACCTTATAAAAAGTGTTGTGCAAAATGAGTCCCCACATGACTGTGAACAGACAGAAACAAATCTTGCATCAAACTCACAGTGTAGGCCTGCCCGTGTCAGTGCCAAGGATATTTTTGACCATAAAGTAAATGTTGTGATTCAGTCTTCAAATGCTAAGGGTATTTCCAGTGATGCTAATAAAGAATATACAGCTTCTCTTACCAGAGAAGTATGCAAGACTGATGGTCATGAGAACAAAGCTTTGTCACATCGGGTGAGGGaggagacagctctgcctgctgctaCCAATAAACGACCTTATGAAACATCGAACAGTGCGGAATTGCCACTGGCAACTTCTTCAGGTATTCCTCGCAAGAGAATTGTTATCAAAAACACTAGAAGGCAGATAGCTGTGCCAAGATCGCAGCCCTCTAAGAAGCTGAGCTTGTCCACACAGCTGGGATCATTAGAGAAGTTCAGGAGATATTATGGGAAAGTTAAGTCTACACTACCAACACCCACATCAGAGCAAAATGAATGTGGTCTCCCAGTTCTTAATTCAGAAACTAACTCTGACTTTTCAAAGGATGGGAATGGCAATCATGATAACTTTGGCAGTTGTGAAACTCCACCTGCAGCAGAAGATAAAGATTCTAATAATATTAGCCAAGGTTTTGGTTCCTTGGAAAAGACTTTATTTTGCAGTGGAGAAATGTCACAGGACAAACGAGCCCTTTGTCAGAGTCCTTTGACATTGTCTGATTACTCTCTGGTTAGTAACAAAACCACAAGTTGTAGAAGATCTCCAGGATCGTTATCATCCAAACTATCCAGAATGAAAACGGATCACAAAGAAGTAGAACAACTTGGTGAACAGTTCCAAACAGACTCAAATAGAAAAGATGTCCATTCTTTTGATTGTGAATCCTCAAATAATGATTTTTTGTATAATGTTTGTCAAACATACAAATCCTCAGTGGAAAAAATGAGGGAGTGTAAGTCCAGCATTTCTAAGGAGGCTGTGTGCTCGCAATCAGATGGTGTGATAGCAGAGTCTGTGAAGAGTCCTGTCAGCTCATCACCACTCAGCAGTATAGAAGGAGAGTACACAGTCTCTTCAGTTTTAGCATCACCTGCTAAAAATGATTGTACTGACATCATCTGTAAAGTCAAAAGTACATTAGGTGAATCCTCAGAACAAAATATGAAAGATACTGAGGTTCCCCATGTGACCTTGCAAAGGCACTTGTTCTCTGATGACAACATGAGCACAGGCAATCTGAGGAATGATTCTGTCTGGCTCCAAGATTTCGATGCTTTATCGGGTaagacagtgtacatcaataaaGCAACTGGACTCAGCACCTATGGCACTCCTCCTTGTGAAGGATTTCAAACTGCCTGCATTCAAGATATAACAACAATGGCTGTGAATGTTGTTTCAGAAAATG ATGCTGAAGGGGAATCCCTCCAGTCATTGCTTTTGGAATGGGATAATCCTGTTTTTGTTCCCTGCCCAGAG ATTGCAGTTGATGTGACCAGTGGTCAGGCTGACAGTCTGGCTGTGAAAATTCACAATATCTTGTATCCTTATCGTTTCACCAAAGACATGGTTCATTCAATGCAG GTTCTTCAGCAAGTGGACAATAAATTTATCGCTTGTTTAATTAACACTAGGAATGGAATGGAAAAAAAGGCAG ATGGAAACCTCCTGATTTTGGTGGACCAACATGCAGCTCATGAACGGATCCGCTTGGAGCAGCTGATTGCAG ATTCCTATGAGAAGGAAGCTGCAGCATGTGGCAAGAAGAAAATACTGTCATCCTCCATCTCTCCCCCTTTGGAGATTGAAGTTACTGAAGAACAAAGAAGATTTCTACG ATGCTGCTACAAAAATTTGGAGGACTTGGGTCTTGAATTATCATTTCCTGAGACAAACAACTCCTTGATTCTTGTGAGGAAAGTGCCAATGTGTTTTATAGAAAGAGAAGCCAATGAATTACGGCGGAAAAGACAACCTATCACTAAAAGTATTGTGGAG GAGCTTATTCAAGAACAAGTTGAG CTATTGCAGACCACAAGAGGAGGAGCGCGAGGGACACTGCCTCTGACGTTTCTGAAGGTGTTAGCTTCCCAGGCCTGTCATG
- the MLH3 gene encoding DNA mismatch repair protein Mlh3 isoform X1: MIKRLVEDVRARLRSGVTVNSLGQCVEELVLNSIDAKATCVAIRVDLEAFKIQVVDNGSGIGKEDLKAVGKRYFTSKCSSVRDLENLTFYGFRGEALASIANMASVVEISSKTSRTAKTFLKLFHNGQALEVCEAELNRPSGGTTVTVCNLFHQVPVRRKCMDPVLEIERVRQKVEAVSLMHPSVSLSLRNDVSCSMVLQLPKTRDVYSRFCQIYGLGRSQKLREINHKSGGFEINGFISTEGHYNKNMQFLYVNRRLVLKTRLHKLIDFLLRKESLICKAKSVPASRQANSSPGRHRCGPELYGIFILNVTCAYSDYDVCLEPAKTLIEFQNWDVLLTCIEEGVKKFLKREHLFIEPCSEDIREFNEHNDFCLHNAPVLKPSILDEKSIQENFKKTCNEIVDSYEICSLQSKDVKRKSITGKKSSSLIESSKNVQETKNAPVQNTAESSDPCRNNKAEIPLPSKDDTVSDLIKSNTSEQKPKYTSGSQKVSDTRLKPSEHLCSSFSGGARSEIREIDGCGDLEDCAENNIKDVGSQQGQVMQESNKVLVLNKDVIQSLLEREDPTETAVGPETVSRSSLITLCNARRNRGAAEVIDDARRGAVSSIPLKSRLTDLIKSVVQNESPHDCEQTETNLASNSQCRPARVSAKDIFDHKVNVVIQSSNAKGISSDANKEYTASLTREVCKTDGHENKALSHRVREETALPAATNKRPYETSNSAELPLATSSGIPRKRIVIKNTRRQIAVPRSQPSKKLSLSTQLGSLEKFRRYYGKVKSTLPTPTSEQNECGLPVLNSETNSDFSKDGNGNHDNFGSCETPPAAEDKDSNNISQGFGSLEKTLFCSGEMSQDKRALCQSPLTLSDYSLVSNKTTSCRRSPGSLSSKLSRMKTDHKEVEQLGEQFQTDSNRKDVHSFDCESSNNDFLYNVCQTYKSSVEKMRECKSSISKEAVCSQSDGVIAESVKSPVSSSPLSSIEGEYTVSSVLASPAKNDCTDIICKVKSTLGESSEQNMKDTEVPHVTLQRHLFSDDNMSTGNLRNDSVWLQDFDALSGKTVYINKATGLSTYGTPPCEGFQTACIQDITTMAVNVVSENGFQFRCHPFRSEIVLPFLPRPQKEKTQTSQNLRDAEGESLQSLLLEWDNPVFVPCPEIAVDVTSGQADSLAVKIHNILYPYRFTKDMVHSMQVLQQVDNKFIACLINTRNGMEKKADGNLLILVDQHAAHERIRLEQLIADSYEKEAAACGKKKILSSSISPPLEIEVTEEQRRFLRCCYKNLEDLGLELSFPETNNSLILVRKVPMCFIEREANELRRKRQPITKSIVEELIQEQVELLQTTRGGARGTLPLTFLKVLASQACHGAIKFNEHLTLEESCRLIEALSSCKLPFQCAHGRPSMLPLADIDHLQQEKQPKPNLTRLRKMARAWQLFGKKKEPILKKVKTVNCNQ; encoded by the exons ATGATCAAACGTTTGGTGGAAGATGTGCGAGCCAGGCTGCGTTCTGGGGTCACTGTCAACTCACTCGGGCAGTGTGTTGAGGAGCTTGTCCTCAATAGCATCGATGCCAAAGCAACATGTGTAGCTATCAGGGTGGATTTGGAAGCTTTTAAGATCCAGGTGGTGGACAATGGCTCTGGGATTGGGAAGGAGGACCTAAAGGCTGTTGGAAAGCGCTACTTCACCAGCAAGTGCAGCTCAGTGAGAGACTTGGAGAACCTGACTTTCTATGGCTTCAGAGGAGAGGCTTTGGCAAGTATAGCCAACATGGCCAGTGTAGTGGAAATCTCATCTAAGACCAGCAGGACAGCAAAAACATTCTTGAAGCTGTTTCACAATGGGCAAGCACTGGAAGTGTGTGAAGCTGAGTTGAACAGACCAAGTGGTGGAACTACAGTCACCGTGTGCAATCTGTTCCATCAGGTGCCGGTGAGGAGAAAGTGTATGGATCCTGTGCTGGAAATTGAGAGAGTGAGACAGAAGGTAGAGGCTGTTTCGCTAATGCATCcttctgtttctctttccttAAGAAACGATGTTTCTTGTTCCATGGTGCTTCAGCTCCCTAAGACAAGAGATGTGTACTCTCGTTTTTGTCAAATTTATGGACTGGGCAGATCCCAGAAGTTACGAGAAATAAATCACAAGTCTGGGGGATTTGAGATAAATGGTTTTATCAGTACTGAGGGACATTACAATAAGAATATGCAGTTCTTGTATGTGAATAGGAGGCTGGTTTTAAAGACAAGACTACATAAACTAATTGATTTTTTATTAAGAAAAGAAAGCCTAATTTGCAAGGCAAAGAGTGTCCCTGCAAGCCGACAGGCTAATTCAAGTCCTGGTCGCCATCGCTGTGGGCCAGAGTTGTATGGGATCTTTATTCTCAATGTAACCTGTGCATACAGTGACTATGATGTGTGCCTGGAGCCTGCAAAGACTCTGATTGAGTTCCAGAACTGGGATGTTCTTCTAACTTGCATAGAGGAAGGAGTGAAAAAATTTTTGAAACGAGAGCATTTATTTATTGAACCTTGTAGTGAGGACATCAGAGAATTTAATGAACACAATGACTTTTGTTTACATAATGCTCCAGTTCTGAAGCCTTCAATTCTTGATGAGAAGAGCATCCAGGAAAATTTTAAGAAAACATGTAATGAAATTGTGGATTCTTATGAAATATGTAGCTTGCAATCAAAAGATGTCAAGAGGAAATCTATTACTGGGAAAAAAAGTTCAAGTCTTATAGAGTCAAGTAAAAATGTACAGGAAACTAAAAATGCCCCAGTTCAGAACACTGCTGAATCATCTGATCCATGTAGAAACAATAAAGCAGAGATTCCATTGCCAAGCAAAGATGACACAGTTTCTGATTTAATTAAATCAAATACCTCAGAACAGAAGCCAAAATACACTAGCGGTTCCCAAAAAGTATCTGATACTCGTCTGAAACCTTCAGAACATCTTTGTTCCTCTTTCAGTGGAGGAGCCAGATCAGAAATAAGGGAAATAGATGGTTGTGGTGACCTAGAGGATTGTGCAGAGAATAATATAAAAGATGTGGGCAGCCAGCAAGGTCAGGTAATGCAGGAAAGCAATAAGGTTCTTGTCTTAAATAAGGATGTTATTCAATCACTGCTTGAGAGAGAAGACCCCACTGAAACAGCAGTGGGACCTGAAACTGTCTCTAGAAGTTCATTAATAACACTGTGTAATGCAAGAAGAAACAGGGGAGCAGCTGAAGTGATAGATGATGCCAGAAGAGGGGCTGTTAGTTCAATACCATTAAAGTCGCGCCTTACAGACCTTATAAAAAGTGTTGTGCAAAATGAGTCCCCACATGACTGTGAACAGACAGAAACAAATCTTGCATCAAACTCACAGTGTAGGCCTGCCCGTGTCAGTGCCAAGGATATTTTTGACCATAAAGTAAATGTTGTGATTCAGTCTTCAAATGCTAAGGGTATTTCCAGTGATGCTAATAAAGAATATACAGCTTCTCTTACCAGAGAAGTATGCAAGACTGATGGTCATGAGAACAAAGCTTTGTCACATCGGGTGAGGGaggagacagctctgcctgctgctaCCAATAAACGACCTTATGAAACATCGAACAGTGCGGAATTGCCACTGGCAACTTCTTCAGGTATTCCTCGCAAGAGAATTGTTATCAAAAACACTAGAAGGCAGATAGCTGTGCCAAGATCGCAGCCCTCTAAGAAGCTGAGCTTGTCCACACAGCTGGGATCATTAGAGAAGTTCAGGAGATATTATGGGAAAGTTAAGTCTACACTACCAACACCCACATCAGAGCAAAATGAATGTGGTCTCCCAGTTCTTAATTCAGAAACTAACTCTGACTTTTCAAAGGATGGGAATGGCAATCATGATAACTTTGGCAGTTGTGAAACTCCACCTGCAGCAGAAGATAAAGATTCTAATAATATTAGCCAAGGTTTTGGTTCCTTGGAAAAGACTTTATTTTGCAGTGGAGAAATGTCACAGGACAAACGAGCCCTTTGTCAGAGTCCTTTGACATTGTCTGATTACTCTCTGGTTAGTAACAAAACCACAAGTTGTAGAAGATCTCCAGGATCGTTATCATCCAAACTATCCAGAATGAAAACGGATCACAAAGAAGTAGAACAACTTGGTGAACAGTTCCAAACAGACTCAAATAGAAAAGATGTCCATTCTTTTGATTGTGAATCCTCAAATAATGATTTTTTGTATAATGTTTGTCAAACATACAAATCCTCAGTGGAAAAAATGAGGGAGTGTAAGTCCAGCATTTCTAAGGAGGCTGTGTGCTCGCAATCAGATGGTGTGATAGCAGAGTCTGTGAAGAGTCCTGTCAGCTCATCACCACTCAGCAGTATAGAAGGAGAGTACACAGTCTCTTCAGTTTTAGCATCACCTGCTAAAAATGATTGTACTGACATCATCTGTAAAGTCAAAAGTACATTAGGTGAATCCTCAGAACAAAATATGAAAGATACTGAGGTTCCCCATGTGACCTTGCAAAGGCACTTGTTCTCTGATGACAACATGAGCACAGGCAATCTGAGGAATGATTCTGTCTGGCTCCAAGATTTCGATGCTTTATCGGGTaagacagtgtacatcaataaaGCAACTGGACTCAGCACCTATGGCACTCCTCCTTGTGAAGGATTTCAAACTGCCTGCATTCAAGATATAACAACAATGGCTGTGAATGTTGTTTCAGAAAATG GGTTTCAGTTCAGATGCCATCCCTTTAGAAGTGAGATTGTGCTTCCCTTCCTTCCTAGACCTCAGAAAGAGAAGACTCAGACAAGCCAGAATCTGAGAG ATGCTGAAGGGGAATCCCTCCAGTCATTGCTTTTGGAATGGGATAATCCTGTTTTTGTTCCCTGCCCAGAG ATTGCAGTTGATGTGACCAGTGGTCAGGCTGACAGTCTGGCTGTGAAAATTCACAATATCTTGTATCCTTATCGTTTCACCAAAGACATGGTTCATTCAATGCAG GTTCTTCAGCAAGTGGACAATAAATTTATCGCTTGTTTAATTAACACTAGGAATGGAATGGAAAAAAAGGCAG ATGGAAACCTCCTGATTTTGGTGGACCAACATGCAGCTCATGAACGGATCCGCTTGGAGCAGCTGATTGCAG ATTCCTATGAGAAGGAAGCTGCAGCATGTGGCAAGAAGAAAATACTGTCATCCTCCATCTCTCCCCCTTTGGAGATTGAAGTTACTGAAGAACAAAGAAGATTTCTACG ATGCTGCTACAAAAATTTGGAGGACTTGGGTCTTGAATTATCATTTCCTGAGACAAACAACTCCTTGATTCTTGTGAGGAAAGTGCCAATGTGTTTTATAGAAAGAGAAGCCAATGAATTACGGCGGAAAAGACAACCTATCACTAAAAGTATTGTGGAG GAGCTTATTCAAGAACAAGTTGAG CTATTGCAGACCACAAGAGGAGGAGCGCGAGGGACACTGCCTCTGACGTTTCTGAAGGTGTTAGCTTCCCAGGCCTGTCATG